In the genome of Myxococcus stipitatus, one region contains:
- a CDS encoding HAD family hydrolase: MAIACVVLDFDGTFTDVATESAPFLTHFRDGLARALGQGVEQAWDEEVAALRAGADLLGWNLGGKVVAPATADPYLTATTAAHRIFQRLAVGTDDATRSEAVQKLYRDSYVHSATAFKPEAKEVLEALLATGMPVTVVTNAHTELVEKKLDTLAPKGRERLKVSGDARKFLLDPPDVSDARFDAVPEQQQLDGVLRRPIYLRRGRYFEALKRVWDSTGTKPEETLVAGDIYELDLALPAALGAHVQLVSRDNVLPYELKAIEALGARGGADRSLRALLPRLR, encoded by the coding sequence ATGGCAATTGCTTGTGTGGTGCTGGACTTCGACGGGACCTTCACGGACGTGGCGACGGAGAGCGCGCCCTTCCTGACACACTTCCGTGACGGACTCGCCCGTGCGCTGGGGCAGGGCGTGGAGCAGGCGTGGGACGAGGAAGTCGCGGCGCTGCGCGCGGGGGCTGACCTGCTGGGGTGGAACCTGGGCGGCAAGGTGGTGGCGCCCGCCACCGCGGACCCGTACCTGACGGCCACCACCGCGGCGCACCGCATCTTCCAGCGGCTGGCGGTGGGCACCGACGACGCGACGCGCTCGGAAGCGGTGCAGAAGCTGTATCGCGACTCGTATGTGCACTCCGCCACGGCCTTCAAGCCGGAGGCGAAGGAAGTGCTGGAGGCGCTGCTGGCCACGGGCATGCCCGTGACGGTCGTCACCAACGCGCACACGGAGCTGGTGGAGAAGAAGCTCGACACGCTGGCGCCCAAGGGCCGTGAGCGGCTGAAGGTCTCCGGCGACGCGCGCAAGTTCCTCCTGGACCCGCCGGACGTGTCCGACGCGCGCTTCGACGCGGTGCCGGAACAGCAGCAACTGGATGGCGTGTTGCGCCGGCCCATCTACCTGCGCCGCGGCCGCTACTTCGAGGCCCTCAAGCGCGTCTGGGATTCCACGGGCACGAAGCCCGAGGAGACGCTGGTGGCCGGCGACATCTACGAGCTGGACCTGGCGCTGCCGGCCGCGCTGGGCGCGCACGTGCAGCTGGTGTCCCGCGACAACGTGCTGCCCTACGAGCTGAAGGCCATCGAGGCCCTCGGCGCCCGGGGCGGCGCGGACCGCAGCCTGCGCGCGCTCCTGCCGCGCCTGCGCTGA